The following coding sequences are from one Peromyscus eremicus chromosome X, PerEre_H2_v1, whole genome shotgun sequence window:
- the LOC131900016 gene encoding melanoma-associated antigen B10-like, producing KKLRPLKQKRERETPSSSSPLCSSDVQSISADKSLGKSKKSRRPTTASVRASYIKLDEGAKNKDEKRSSTSQALPSTRYSSSTQRDDLAVSLVLFMLRKYNNRELITKEDILKQVIPQSKEEFPEVLKKASELMVLAFGIDVKETDRTRHCYGLVSILSPIGDEIMHGEAIMPKSGLLMTILCVIFMNGNCVNEEYVWKVLSEMVVHTGVNHFIYGNVKKLITKDFVSEGYLEYRRVPYRGSPCYQFLWGPRAHYETSKMRVLEFLAKVHNTVPSAFPSLYQEAVRDEQEKTRARFASMILVGIIASAQSNDNSSNSSNQHWSLKILLSITFKENIQPTSGSLR from the coding sequence aagaagctcagGCCActaaagcagaagagagagagagagaccccttcctcctcttctcccctttgTAGTAGTGATGTTCAGAGCATCTCTGCTGACAAGTCACTTGGCAAATCTAAGAAGTCTCGGAGGCCCACCACTGCTTCTGTAAGGGCTTCATACATCAAGTTGGATGAAGGTGccaagaacaaagatgagaagAGATCAAGCACTTCCCAGGCACTGCCCTCAACTAGGTATTCATCTTCAACCCAGAGAGATGACCTTGCAGTTTCACTGGTACTGTTCATGCTTCGAAAGTATAACAACAGGGAGCTAATAACAAAGGAAGACATACTAAAGCAGGTCATCccacagagcaaggaggagttcCCCGAAGTTCTTAAGAAAGCCTCTGAGCTCATGGTGCTGGCCTTTGGTATTGATGTTAAGGAAACTGACCGAACCAGACACTGCTATGGCCTTGTCAGCATATTAAGTCCTATTGGTGATGAAATTATGCATGGTGAGGCAATAATGCCCAAGAGTGGCCTCTTGATGACAATCCTGTGTGTGATCTTCATGAATGGAAACTGTGTTAATGAGGAATATGTCTGGAAAGTGCTTAGTGAGATGGTGGTACATACTGGAGTCAATCACTTCATTTATGGAAATGTCAAGAAGCTCATCACTAAAGACTTTGTGAGTGAGGGGTACCTGGAGTATCGGCGGGTACCCTACAGAGGTTCTCCATGTTATCAGTTCTTGTGGGGTCCCCGGGCCCACTATGAAACCAGCAAAATGAGAGTCCTTGAGTTTCTGGCCAAGGTCCATAACACTGTTCCCAGTGCCTTCCCATCCTTGTATCAGGAGGCTGTGAGAGATGAGCAAGAGAAAACCCGAGCCAGATTTGCATCTATGATTCTTGTTGGTATCATAGCCAGTGCACAGTCCAATGACAATTCCAGCAATTCCTCCAACCAGCACTGGAGTCTAAAAATATTGCTTTCCATCACTTTTAAAGAGAACATTCAACCAACTAGTGGGAGCCTGAGGTGA